DNA sequence from the Roseofilum casamattae BLCC-M143 genome:
CTGTTCGGGCAGTTTGATTTGAATTTCGCGATCGCTATATTGATGAGCCATATCCACGACTTCTAAGGTTAATTCATTTAAGGATAGGCACTGAATATCAAAGTGAATGTGTCCGTTATCGGCTCGAGCTAATTCGAGTAAGTCTTGCAGGAGGTGAATAGTGCGATCGGCTTCTTCAGCAGCCGTTTCTAGGGCTTCTCGCTGGGCTTCGGTCAGGTTTTTCCCCCGTCTTAAAGTACTTTGCAGGTAGCCGTGTACGATGGTTAGAGGGGTGCGCAGTTCGTGGGAAACATTGCTGACAAATTGCCGTTGAGTTTCCCAAGAGTCGGAGAAACGAGCTAGCATTACTTTGAGGATTTTTGCCAGTTCTTCGACTTCGGAAGGAGCAGATTCTATTTCCAGAGTCGCTTCAGCTAAATCTTGAGCGGAAATGTCTTTTGCATACTGACCGATTTGCCGAACCGGACGGAGCGATCGCCGAATATAAATAGCAATAATAATGGCAACTGTTAGCATGGCAACCAGGCTAATTGCGACTAAATTTCTTAACATCTCGAGGAGCATTTTTTGCTCGCTGGTAATGTCCTGAGCAATATAGAGTTTGCCGAGGCGATTTCCCTCCACCACAAGGGGACCGGCACATAAGACGAGATAGCGATCTTGATAGGGATAAATTTCGGGTTGAATGGGAGCTTGACTAATATTGAGTAATTGACTATTTTCCGGATATAAATTGCGATCTAAGTTATTCGATTGAGCGACGGTTTTACCATTTTCGGATTGAACCCAGAGAAAGATAGTATCCGTACTGACATCATTAATCACCATTTCCAAGCCATCTTGCATGGAAAACTTTTGGCTATAAACTTGCACGTCTTTGGGGAAACGTTCGCCAATGTATTGGATATTTTGCTTGTGGGTTAAGACCAGTTGCTGCTGTAGTTTTAACCCGGTGGCGATCGCGACAGTTCCAAATCCAATACCCGAGACAATAACGATGCCGACAGTAAGCCGAAATTGCAGGGAATTTAATGGCAGAGATGATGCTATTTTTTTTAGGGAAGAATGCCAAATTTTTGCCAGCATAACGATTTTCGGTTACGGGACTTTGCGTTCGCGAACAAACATAGAATTTGCGACAGAAAAAACACAAGTTTGCTCCAGACTTAGTCTGAACATCAGCTCGCGAGAGTTTATCGAAATGCTACGATCTCTTGAGCCAGTATAGGCGGGAATTCTGAGAAAACTCTGATAGTGCTGTGAGGGAACACTGAAGTAAGAAAGGCTAACTATATTTTACCTTAATTCCTTCAGATCTGCTCCTCGGGTTATGACTCCTCATCGAAGTCTTGGGGTATGTCTTTTTCCGGCCAGAGCAAGCGAACGGCCATAATTGCAAATCCGAAAGCCGCGATCGCTTTTACCAGTTTCGTCGGCAATAATTCTGCGGTTCCTTCACCGACAATTACACCGAGAAAGCTGGCTAACAATAATGCGCCAGATGTACCGAGAAATACAGCACGAGGAGAGCGAGAGCTGCCGCTGAGGGCGATCGCTGCCACCTGACTTTTATCCCCCAGTTCCGAGAGAAATACGGCAATAAAACTCAAGCCTAATAATTGCCAATCCATATTGTTGTCACTCAATATTTACTTACTTTACGATTAACTTTGCAACATATCCCACAATAGCCCGAGGGAAATCATCAATAAAATGCTTCCGGATAGGGTTTCCAACAATCGAGGGGTCAAATGAGTGGCGAGCCACTGACCGACCCAAACTCCTAAAAAGCTAGTCAGAACCAGAGCACTTCCCGCTCCCATAAATACTATCCAAGGAGCATGAGATTCTGCGGTTATTAATAGAGTGGTTACTTGAGTTTTATCGCCAATTTCTGCAAGAAAAATAGTAATAAATGTTGAGAGAAAAATACGTGCTAATGAAATTTTTGATTTAGAGGTCTTCGATTTGGCTTCAGCGGTAATTGTAGGAGTCAGATCGGCAGTCACAGCAATTAAATTAAGAATGGTTTGAGTCTTACGTTATCATAATTATCAAGAAAATCAAAATTCTGCTATCGCTGTTCTCAAGCGAAATTGTGTTATGGTACTGCCTGAGCCTTATGAGGCGATCGCGATCGTATATATAATTGCAGCATGACTCAAGCAAAAATTGGTATTATCGGCGGAAGCGGCCTCTACAAAATGGAAGCCCTTCAAGAGGTGCGGGAAGTTAAAATTGATACCCCTTTTGGATCTCCTTCCGATGCTTTGATTGTCGGGCAACTTTCCGGGACAACCGTTGCTTTTCTTTCTCGTCACGGTCGCAATCATCATTTAATTCCCTCAGAACTTCCTTTTCGGGCGAATATCTATGCGATGAAAACATTGGGGGTAGAATATCTAATTTCTGCCTCGGCGGTTGGTTCGCTACAAGAAAAAGTGAAACCTCTGGATATGGTGGTTTGCGATCAGTTTATCGATCGCACAAAAAACCGAGAATCCACGTTTTTTGGCGAAGGAATTGTCGCCCATATTGGGTTTGGCCATCCCATTTGCGAAGCTCTCAGTAGCGTTATCGCCGATGCGATCGAGAGTTTAAATTTACCCGATGTTAATTTACATCGAACGGGAACTTATCTTTGTATGGAAGGACCTGCTTTTTCGACTAAAGCAGAATCAGAAATGTACCGTAGTTTCGGCGCAACCGTGATTGGGATGACTAATCTCCCGGAAGCCAAACTAGCGCGAGAATCCGAAATTGCTTATGCCAATTTAAGCTTGGTGACGGATTATGATTGTTGGCATCCGGAGCACGATCACGTGACGGTTGAGATGATTTTAGATAACTTACACCGGAATGCAGAAAATGCGCAAAAAATCATTCAAGAAACCGTACGCCGTTTGAGCGAAGATTTGCCAAAATCTAAAGCCCATAGTGCCCTCAAAAACGGAATTTTAACTCCTCTAGATAAGATCCCTTCTGCCACTCGCGAAAAACTGAGTCTTTTGTTAGATAAATACATCGAATAACTCACAGTTCTCCCATTCATTGATAATATCCAGTAGTGGACTGGCAAGCTTAAAACAAGGGGTAAACGTTTTGCTACAAACGATCGCTGGTTGAGGTTACAGCGATCGCATATTATCTATTAAAATAACACTCAGCCCTAGAGAATATCTCCATTGTCGCTCCACTATGACCAACCCACCCGTTCGATCTCATATTCCCGACTGTGCTTGGCAACGCCCTCTGGGTCTAGGCTGGGAGCAACCTTATACGGTTCGTTATGATTCTAATTTAGATGACGGTCCTTGGCATGGAATGCCTCTGGGAGGGTTGGGAGCGGGATGCATCGGGCGATCGCCAAGGGGAGATTTTAATCTCTGGCATATTGATGGTGGCGAGCATGTCTTCCGAAATCTCCCGGCTTGTCAGTTTAGCGTCTTTGAGGAAATGGAAGGCGGGCGCAGCAAGACTTATGCCCTGAGTACGGAAGCACCGACGGATGGGACTCTGGAAGCTTGGCAATGGTATCCGACGACCACTAGCATTCAACAAACGGGAACCTATAGCGCTCTCTATCCGCAAAGTTGGTATGAGTATCAGGGGGTGTATCATTCTTACCTCACCTGCGAGCAATTTTCCCCCGTAATTCCCCACAATTATCAAGAAAGCAGCTATCCGGTGGCGATCTTTGAGTGGACGGCTCGTAACCCAACCGATCGCCCCATCACTCTGAGTATCCTGCTAACTTGGGAAAATACGGTGGGCTGGTTTACGAATTCCATCAAAACCCCAGAAGTTACCGTGCGCGATGATGGGTCACCAGTGTACGAATACGAACCTTGTTGGGGGCAGAGCACGGATAATTACAATCGCTGGATTGAAAATAACTTTCGCGTCGGATGTTTGATGAGCCGCCGGACGACGCGGGATATTCCGCAAGAAGGGGAAGGTCAGTGGGCGATCGCCACCATTGCCAATCCTGCCGTGGAAGTATTTTATCATACCCGCTGGGATCCCACAGGAGATGGGACGGCCATTTGGGATTCATTTGCTACAGATGGTTCTCTCGCCGATAGCGAAGATGAAACGCCCGCAGCAGCTGGAGAACGGTTGGCATGCGCGATCGCCGTTCGCTTTACCCTGAGACCGGGAAAAACGCGGAAAATTCCATTTATACTGGCTTGGGACTTCCCAGTCACCGAGTTTGGCTATCCGCAAAATGCAGCAGAGTTTCGCGGTCAAGTGCCTTCGACGGACTCGGAAGATTCGGCTAGCGCGATCGCCTATTACCGTCGCTATACGGATTTTTTCGGTCGCAATGGTAACAATGCCTGGTCCATGGTGCGCACGGCATTCAAGCATTCCGATACCTGGAAAGAGCAGATCGCTCGCTGGCGCCAACCGATCTTGAACGACGAAGCCTTTCCCAGTTCTTTGAAGATGGCCCTATTCAACGAACTCTATCTTCTCGCCGATGGTGGAACCCTATGGACGGCAGCGAGCGAAACCGATCCCATCGGCCAGTTTGGGGTCTTGGAATGTTTGGACTATCGCTGGTACGAGAGTCTTGACGTGCGCTTGTATGGGGGATTTGCCTTAAGCTTGCTCTGGCCGAAACTGGAAAAAGCGGTGATGCTGGCCTTTGCTCGGGCGATCGGACAAGGAGACAATACGCCGCGCATTATTGGCTACGATCGCTCGGAAGCCGTCCGTAAAATTACCAGCGCTACTCCCCACGATTTAGGCGCGCCGAACGAGCATCCCTGGCAGCGAACCAATTACACCAGCTACCAAGATTGCAACCTATGGAAAGATTTAGGATCGGATTTTGTCTTGCAAGTCTATCGTTATTTTTTGTGGACGGGAGCAGAGGATAAAGAATTTTTACAAGACTGTTGGATGGCGATCGCGGAAACCTTAGACTATCTGAAGACCTTCGATCGCGATGGCGATGGTATTCCCGAAAACTCCGGCGCTCCCGATCAAACCTTCGACGATTGGCGATTGAAAGGCATCAGTGCCTACTGTGGCGGGCTTTGGCTGGCCGGACTGCAAGCGGCGATCGCCATTGGTCAAGAACTACTCGAAACGAACGAACTCTCTCCCGCTCCCCAAAACCAGATTCAACAATGGTCGAGTTGGTTCGAGCAAGCCCAACCTCTATATCAACATACTCTATGGAATGGAAAATACTATAATTTGGATAGTGACAGTGGCTCGTCAGTCGTCATGGCCGATCAACTGTGCGGTCAATTCTATGCCAATCTCTTGCAACTTCCGGCGATCGTCCCCAAACAGTGCGCGCAAGTTACCTTGCAAACCATCTATGATGCCTGTTTTGTCCGATTTAATCAGCACCAAGCAGGCGATCGTCCTCCCCTGGGAATTCCCAACGGTGTCAATCCAGACGGCTTGCCAGAAGACCCAAATGCAACTCATCCTTTAGAGATTTGGACGGGAATTAACTTTGGCTTAGCTGCCTTCATGCTCCAACAAGGCATGAAAACCGAAGCCCTGGAAATTGCAGAAGCTGTAGTCGATCGGATCTATAGCAATGGATTGCAATTCCGCACGCCAGAAGCAATTACTGCTGCCGGCACGTTCCGGGCCAGTCATTACTTGCGCGCCATGGCAATTTGGGGTCTGTATTATGTATGGGACAATAACGAATAATAGTGACGCGCAAATCGTCTTTAGCGTGTAGGAGAAGGAATGAAACGATTCTATATTATTGGATGCATACTTCTTGGCTTAATTGCGACTTTCGTCTGGCCGAGTGTTGCCATCTCAATTCCCCCAGGAAACAATGTATTGGGAAACAGCGTATCGACGGTAACGACCCGAGTGCAAACCATTGCTCGAGATCTAACCAGCACCAAAAAAGCCGAGAAGAAAAAATCCTTTGAGAGTATTGTTGACGGGGCCAGACGCTCGGACGGATTATTTCCATTGTATCAAACCTCAGAGGATCGGCATCTATATCTAGAAATTGCTCCAGAACAGCTCGATCGCAACTTTCTCTCCGTCATGACCCTCTCCAGCGGTATTGGCGAAGGTGTCTTGCTGAATGGAATGCCCTTGGGACAAACCTTATTCCAGTTTCGCCACGTGCAAGATAAAATTCAGTTTGTCGTACCGCAAACCAATTTTCGCACGACTCCTGGCGACCCTTTGCAGCGATCGCTCGATCGCGGATTTAGCGACTCGGTTCTCTACTCCTTCGAGATCGAAAGTACCCATCCGCAAACCGGAGCCTTTTTGATTGACATGAGCGAGCTGCTTATGGGAGATACAGATTTAAGCGGCATCTCCAGCTTTGTCTCTCCGTATACCCCATCGCCAGACAATTCTTACATCTCCCAAGTCCAAAACTTTCCCGAAAATTTAGAAATTGAAGCCACCTATGGATTTATCGGCTCGGGAGCGGAATTTTATATCCCCAGTTTGCCTGACTCTCGCGCCTTTAATCTTGCCATTCACTACAGTTTCTCAGAACTGCCAACCGATGGTGGATATCGTCCCCGGTTAGCGGACGAGCGCATCGGATATATTCTTACCGCTTATAAAGATTTTGGCAATAGCGATCGCCGAGATCCCTTCGTTCGCTATATTAATCGCTGGCATGTCGAACCGGGAAAACCCGTTGTTTTCTGGATTGAAAATACCGTCCCGACTCAATACCGGGATGCCGTACGCGAGGGCGCTCTGATGTGGAATGAAGCCTTTGCAAAAGCGGGATTGCCCAATGCGATCGAAGTTCGGCAAATGCCCGATAATGCGGATTGGGACCCTGCGGATGTTCGCTATAATGTCATTCGTTGGTCGAGTTCGTTTCAGCTCCTCTTTGCCGGCCTGGGCCCCTCGCGCACCAATCCCCTTACGGGTGAAATTTTAGATGCCGATATTCTAATTGATGCGAATATCGTGCGCTTAATCAAAGGAGAATATCAAACGTTGGTGGATACGAGTCAGTTGGCAAATACTGCTAATCCCCTTTATCAATTGTGTCGGCAAACTTGGCAAAAACGTTATGGCTATAGCGCGCACTTAGAGGACTTATCCGATCGCTCGGTAGAGAATACCCAACAACCCTCTCGCTCAATTCAATTTCCCTTTGCCAGCCATTTGCTCGATACGGATATCTGCTTTGCCGGGGAATTTAATCAACAATTTGCGATCGGCTCGACGGCTCTATCCCTAACCCACAATGTCCTACCCAGTAGTGCCGAAATGGAGGACTATGTTAACCAGTTTATTCGTTTCCTCGTGGCTCATGAAGTCGGCCATACTCTCGGACTGCGGCATAACTTCCATGGGAGTACGTTGCTCAGTCCGGAAGAGTTGCAAGATCCAGAAATTACGCGCACCGTGGGTATGGTGGGATCGGTCATGGATTACGTGCCGCCGAATCTAGCACCGCCAGGAGAACCGCAAGGAGATTACTTTGCCACGAAAGTGGGACCCTACGATGTTTGGGCGATCGAATATGGCTATACACCCATTGATGCGGTCTCTCCACAAGCAGAACTGGCAGAGCTGCGCCAAATTGCCCAACGTTCGGCAGAACCGGATCTCGCCTTCGGAACGGATGAAGATGCTTGGAGCGATCTCGATCCGGCGGTAAACCGGTTTGATTTGAGTAGCGATCCGATGCGATACTCTCAGTGGCAGTTGCGAAATGCTCAAGCCATGTGGTCGCGACTGAATCGGCGATCGCCCGCTCCGGGAGAAAGTTTTAGCGAAATGCGCGATTTGTTTGAGGCAGTCTTTTTCTATTATTTGCGCAATGCAATGAACTTGACATTGTACGTCGGCGGACAGTCGTTTAACCGGGATTATTCCGGCGACCCTAACGGCCGCTTGCCGTTCCAGCCCATCTCGGCAGAGCGCCAGCGCGAGGCCTTAGCGACCTTGAGCGAGTTCGTGTTTGCCGAAGGGGTATTTGATTTTTCTCCCCAGTTGTTGAACCAGTTAGCGCCCTCTCGTTGGATGCATTGGGGCGTGTTTACTGATTGGTGGGAGTTGGATTATCCCATTAGCGATCGCCTGCTGATTCTGCAACGTATTGTCTTGCGATCGTTGCTCGATCCAACTCGCTTATCTCGGATTCAAGATTTGGAGTTAAAGGCCGACTCGAGCCAAACGGCATTCATGTTACCGGAGTTGTTTTCTACGTTGCAGGAGGATATTTGGACGGAAGTTATCGATGGCGATTTTTCCGAACTCTCGAGTATTCGTCGCGGGTTGCAGCGCGAGTATGTGAAAGCGTTAAGCCGCATGACTCGCCGACAAGTCCGAGTTCCCGAAGATGCGGTCACTCTAGCCTGGTATAACTTGCAAGAATTGCAGGACGATATCGATCGCACTTTGCGGCGTCAAGGCAAACATCTCGATACTTATACTAAAGCTCATTTGCAGAAAACCCGCGATCGGATTGCTAAAGTTCTGGATGCTCCTCTCGAGTCTAAATCTCAGCCTAAAGCTAGTGTATTTTAATCTTTAAGACTCCATATAATGTCTTTAAGACTCCATATAATGAAGGTAAGGTATTGCATTACCTCTCTCCAGGAAGCGATCGATTATGTTTAAAGCATTTATAGGTCATAGTAACGATCCCGATTCGGCAATGGCAATTGCTGAGGTGGTCGAAGAATGCAAACACTCGTTAGCAGGACAGATGCCTCAAGCGGGTATTCTCTTTACTGCTATCGATCACGACCATGCCGCTATTGTGCAACAGATTCAGCTCGCCTTTCCTGGAATTGAGTTAATTGGCGGAACGACCAATGGAGAGCTGTCCTCAGTCTTGCAGTTCCAGCAAGATTCCTTGACCCTCATGTTGTTTGTTGCCGATCGCATCAAGATTAGTGCCGGAGTTGGATATAACGCTTCCAAAAATCCGGCCCGAGCTGCGCGAGATGCGATCGCCGAAGCGCGAGGGAAAAATGACGATTCTCCAAAATTATGCTTAACCTTTCCCGAAAGTTTAACCTGTAGTGGGGCAGAAATTTTGCAGGGACTTCAGGAGAGCTTGGGAAATGAGATTCCCATTGTCGGAGGAGGAACCGCTGATGATAATACCTTGGATCGAACCTATCAGTTTTGTGGCGATCGCGTCCTCAGCGATGCCGTTCCCGTCCTCTTATTTTTCGGCGATATCATGGTCTCCCATGGGGTAGCCAGCGGTTGGGAACCCATTACCCCAAAGAGCAGGGTTACCAAAGCACAAAGCAATGTGGTCTACGAAATTGAAGGTCGGCGTGCTTTAGATTTTTATCAAGAGTATTTGAGTAAAGATAAATTTGTGACGGGTCATATGACTCACCCATTAGCAGTAGTCGAAGAAGATCGCTACTATATGCGATCGCTAAGCAGCTACGATCTCGAATCCGGTAGCGTTAGCTTTTTTGCCGATATTCCCGATCGCTCTATGGTTCAAATTACTTATGCCTCCCGCGAAAACGTTCTGGCGGCCTCTGCTGCTTCCCTGCAAGAGGCCCTATCTAACTACCCTGGAGTGCAGCCGACGGCAGCATTGCTGGTCTCTTGCGCCGCTCGCCGTCGCCTGCTCGGCACTTTAGCCTCTCAAGAATATCAATTAATTGAAAATCATTTACCACAAGGTTTACCCTGTTGTGGATTTTATGCTTATGGTGAAATTGCTCCTCTCAAACAACAAAGTCAAACAAAATTTCACAATCAAACATTTGTTACGCTGTTAATTGGAGAGAGCTAAAGTTTTTATGGAGCAACAAGACTATGAGAAGCAGATTCGGCAATTGGAAAAAACGATCCGGATTTTAGGTAAAAAGTTAGAGCGTTCCGAACAAGAGCGCTCTGATATTGAGGCTGATGTTGCTGCCAAAGAGGTGTTTTTAAAAAATGCGATCGAGCAATTACAAGTTTCTCAACAAGAGTTAGAACAACGGACTCAAGACTTGCAGAATGCTTTAAACGAGATGCAGCAGATCCAACTGCAATTGATTCAAAGCGAAAAAATGTCAGCATTAGGACAGATGGTAGCAGGAGTTGCCCACGAAATTAATAATCCTTTAAGCTTTGTTTATGGCAATCTCGAACATGCTCGAGAATATACAGCTAGTTTTCTGGAATTACTGAAATTATACCAGCAGTATTATCCTC
Encoded proteins:
- a CDS encoding S-methyl-5'-thioadenosine phosphorylase, with the protein product MTQAKIGIIGGSGLYKMEALQEVREVKIDTPFGSPSDALIVGQLSGTTVAFLSRHGRNHHLIPSELPFRANIYAMKTLGVEYLISASAVGSLQEKVKPLDMVVCDQFIDRTKNRESTFFGEGIVAHIGFGHPICEALSSVIADAIESLNLPDVNLHRTGTYLCMEGPAFSTKAESEMYRSFGATVIGMTNLPEAKLARESEIAYANLSLVTDYDCWHPEHDHVTVEMILDNLHRNAENAQKIIQETVRRLSEDLPKSKAHSALKNGILTPLDKIPSATREKLSLLLDKYIE
- a CDS encoding GH116 family glycosyl hydrolase; the protein is MTNPPVRSHIPDCAWQRPLGLGWEQPYTVRYDSNLDDGPWHGMPLGGLGAGCIGRSPRGDFNLWHIDGGEHVFRNLPACQFSVFEEMEGGRSKTYALSTEAPTDGTLEAWQWYPTTTSIQQTGTYSALYPQSWYEYQGVYHSYLTCEQFSPVIPHNYQESSYPVAIFEWTARNPTDRPITLSILLTWENTVGWFTNSIKTPEVTVRDDGSPVYEYEPCWGQSTDNYNRWIENNFRVGCLMSRRTTRDIPQEGEGQWAIATIANPAVEVFYHTRWDPTGDGTAIWDSFATDGSLADSEDETPAAAGERLACAIAVRFTLRPGKTRKIPFILAWDFPVTEFGYPQNAAEFRGQVPSTDSEDSASAIAYYRRYTDFFGRNGNNAWSMVRTAFKHSDTWKEQIARWRQPILNDEAFPSSLKMALFNELYLLADGGTLWTAASETDPIGQFGVLECLDYRWYESLDVRLYGGFALSLLWPKLEKAVMLAFARAIGQGDNTPRIIGYDRSEAVRKITSATPHDLGAPNEHPWQRTNYTSYQDCNLWKDLGSDFVLQVYRYFLWTGAEDKEFLQDCWMAIAETLDYLKTFDRDGDGIPENSGAPDQTFDDWRLKGISAYCGGLWLAGLQAAIAIGQELLETNELSPAPQNQIQQWSSWFEQAQPLYQHTLWNGKYYNLDSDSGSSVVMADQLCGQFYANLLQLPAIVPKQCAQVTLQTIYDACFVRFNQHQAGDRPPLGIPNGVNPDGLPEDPNATHPLEIWTGINFGLAAFMLQQGMKTEALEIAEAVVDRIYSNGLQFRTPEAITAAGTFRASHYLRAMAIWGLYYVWDNNE
- a CDS encoding zinc-dependent metalloprotease — translated: MKRFYIIGCILLGLIATFVWPSVAISIPPGNNVLGNSVSTVTTRVQTIARDLTSTKKAEKKKSFESIVDGARRSDGLFPLYQTSEDRHLYLEIAPEQLDRNFLSVMTLSSGIGEGVLLNGMPLGQTLFQFRHVQDKIQFVVPQTNFRTTPGDPLQRSLDRGFSDSVLYSFEIESTHPQTGAFLIDMSELLMGDTDLSGISSFVSPYTPSPDNSYISQVQNFPENLEIEATYGFIGSGAEFYIPSLPDSRAFNLAIHYSFSELPTDGGYRPRLADERIGYILTAYKDFGNSDRRDPFVRYINRWHVEPGKPVVFWIENTVPTQYRDAVREGALMWNEAFAKAGLPNAIEVRQMPDNADWDPADVRYNVIRWSSSFQLLFAGLGPSRTNPLTGEILDADILIDANIVRLIKGEYQTLVDTSQLANTANPLYQLCRQTWQKRYGYSAHLEDLSDRSVENTQQPSRSIQFPFASHLLDTDICFAGEFNQQFAIGSTALSLTHNVLPSSAEMEDYVNQFIRFLVAHEVGHTLGLRHNFHGSTLLSPEELQDPEITRTVGMVGSVMDYVPPNLAPPGEPQGDYFATKVGPYDVWAIEYGYTPIDAVSPQAELAELRQIAQRSAEPDLAFGTDEDAWSDLDPAVNRFDLSSDPMRYSQWQLRNAQAMWSRLNRRSPAPGESFSEMRDLFEAVFFYYLRNAMNLTLYVGGQSFNRDYSGDPNGRLPFQPISAERQREALATLSEFVFAEGVFDFSPQLLNQLAPSRWMHWGVFTDWWELDYPISDRLLILQRIVLRSLLDPTRLSRIQDLELKADSSQTAFMLPELFSTLQEDIWTEVIDGDFSELSSIRRGLQREYVKALSRMTRRQVRVPEDAVTLAWYNLQELQDDIDRTLRRQGKHLDTYTKAHLQKTRDRIAKVLDAPLESKSQPKASVF
- a CDS encoding TMEM165/GDT1 family protein, with protein sequence MDWQLLGLSFIAVFLSELGDKSQVAAIALSGSSRSPRAVFLGTSGALLLASFLGVIVGEGTAELLPTKLVKAIAAFGFAIMAVRLLWPEKDIPQDFDEES
- a CDS encoding sensor histidine kinase — protein: MLAKIWHSSLKKIASSLPLNSLQFRLTVGIVIVSGIGFGTVAIATGLKLQQQLVLTHKQNIQYIGERFPKDVQVYSQKFSMQDGLEMVINDVSTDTIFLWVQSENGKTVAQSNNLDRNLYPENSQLLNISQAPIQPEIYPYQDRYLVLCAGPLVVEGNRLGKLYIAQDITSEQKMLLEMLRNLVAISLVAMLTVAIIIAIYIRRSLRPVRQIGQYAKDISAQDLAEATLEIESAPSEVEELAKILKVMLARFSDSWETQRQFVSNVSHELRTPLTIVHGYLQSTLRRGKNLTEAQREALETAAEEADRTIHLLQDLLELARADNGHIHFDIQCLSLNELTLEVVDMAHQYSDREIQIKLPEQSINIRADRNRLKQVLLNLIDNAVKYSSPATPITLKLETHGGQICLHVCDRGEGIPLSHQARIFERFYRVDDARTRSTGGTGLGLSIVKTLIEGMGGRVTVVSKLGEGSTFTISLPYSPSLSPMKSSIAIGV
- a CDS encoding TMEM165/GDT1 family protein, whose protein sequence is MTADLTPTITAEAKSKTSKSKISLARIFLSTFITIFLAEIGDKTQVTTLLITAESHAPWIVFMGAGSALVLTSFLGVWVGQWLATHLTPRLLETLSGSILLMISLGLLWDMLQS
- a CDS encoding FIST signal transduction protein, producing the protein MFKAFIGHSNDPDSAMAIAEVVEECKHSLAGQMPQAGILFTAIDHDHAAIVQQIQLAFPGIELIGGTTNGELSSVLQFQQDSLTLMLFVADRIKISAGVGYNASKNPARAARDAIAEARGKNDDSPKLCLTFPESLTCSGAEILQGLQESLGNEIPIVGGGTADDNTLDRTYQFCGDRVLSDAVPVLLFFGDIMVSHGVASGWEPITPKSRVTKAQSNVVYEIEGRRALDFYQEYLSKDKFVTGHMTHPLAVVEEDRYYMRSLSSYDLESGSVSFFADIPDRSMVQITYASRENVLAASAASLQEALSNYPGVQPTAALLVSCAARRRLLGTLASQEYQLIENHLPQGLPCCGFYAYGEIAPLKQQSQTKFHNQTFVTLLIGES